From one Pseudactinotalea sp. HY158 genomic stretch:
- a CDS encoding PhoH family protein, translating into MTAIPRSTFVLDTSVLLSDPRALFRFAEHHVVVPVVVVTELEGKRHHPELGYFARAALRHLEELRLRHGRLDEPVPLAGGATLRVELNHSGAGVLPDGLRLDDNDTRILAVAANLRRGGAHVVLVSKDLPMRIKAAIAGIDAEEYRAELAVDSGWTGMIALTVTAEQQARLWEDGGLDLAETLGAARDFAPDAGAELPDPMPCHTGVVLQSARGGALARVGTDGRLRLVRGDREIFGLHGRSAEQRVAIDLLLDETIGIVSLGGRAGTGKSALALTAGLEAVLEHNRHRRIMVFRPLYPVGGQELGYLPGAEEEKMNPWAQAVFDTLGSIVSQNVVDEVIDRGMLEVLPLSHIRGRSLHDAFVIVDEAQSLERNVLLTVLSRIGKNSRVVLTHDVGQRDNLRVGRHDGVAVVIEKLKGHPLFAHVTLTRSERSEIAALVTDLLEDGDL; encoded by the coding sequence ATGACGGCGATACCCCGCAGCACCTTCGTGCTCGACACCTCGGTCCTGCTCTCGGATCCACGGGCGCTCTTCCGCTTCGCCGAGCATCACGTGGTGGTGCCGGTCGTGGTCGTGACCGAGCTCGAGGGCAAGCGGCACCATCCCGAGCTCGGCTACTTCGCCCGGGCCGCGTTGCGGCACCTGGAGGAGCTGCGGCTGCGGCACGGGCGCCTCGACGAGCCCGTGCCGCTCGCGGGCGGCGCCACGCTCCGGGTCGAACTCAACCACTCCGGCGCCGGCGTGCTGCCCGACGGGCTGCGCCTCGACGACAACGACACCCGCATCCTCGCGGTCGCCGCGAACCTGCGCAGAGGCGGCGCTCACGTCGTGCTCGTGTCCAAGGACCTGCCGATGCGCATCAAGGCCGCCATCGCGGGGATCGACGCCGAGGAGTATCGCGCCGAGCTGGCCGTCGATTCCGGCTGGACGGGCATGATCGCCCTGACCGTGACGGCCGAGCAGCAGGCCCGGCTCTGGGAGGACGGCGGGCTCGACCTGGCGGAGACGCTCGGGGCCGCACGCGATTTCGCCCCCGACGCCGGCGCGGAACTGCCCGACCCGATGCCGTGCCACACCGGGGTCGTGCTCCAGTCCGCGCGGGGAGGCGCGCTCGCGCGGGTGGGCACGGACGGCCGGCTCCGGCTCGTGCGGGGCGACCGGGAGATCTTCGGGCTGCACGGCCGCAGCGCCGAACAGCGGGTCGCCATCGATCTGCTCCTCGACGAGACCATCGGCATCGTCTCCCTCGGCGGGCGGGCGGGCACGGGCAAGTCGGCGCTCGCGCTCACCGCGGGCCTCGAGGCGGTGCTCGAGCACAACCGGCACCGCAGGATCATGGTCTTCCGGCCCCTGTATCCCGTGGGCGGCCAGGAACTCGGCTACCTCCCGGGCGCCGAGGAGGAGAAGATGAACCCGTGGGCGCAGGCGGTCTTCGACACGCTCGGGTCGATCGTCTCCCAGAACGTCGTCGACGAGGTGATCGACCGGGGGATGCTCGAGGTCCTCCCGCTCTCCCACATCCGCGGCCGCTCGCTCCACGACGCGTTCGTGATCGTCGACGAGGCCCAGTCGCTCGAGCGCAACGTGCTGCTCACCGTGCTCTCCCGCATCGGCAAGAACTCACGGGTCGTCCTCACCCACGACGTGGGCCAGCGCGACAACCTGCGCGTGGGCCGCCACGACGGCGTCGCCGTGGTGATCGAGAAGCTCAAGGGTCACCCGCTCTTCGCGCACGTGACCCTCACCCGCTCGGAACGCTCGGAGATCGCGGCGCTCGTGACCGACCTGCTCGAGGACGGCGACCTCTGA